One region of uncultured Methanolobus sp. genomic DNA includes:
- a CDS encoding glucose-6-phosphate isomerase family protein — protein MGNELEFYGKKHSPDIRMLHDMDEVVHDQKWLRSQDNIELYYMYRDLSADEADHKKIVENSLRYDITIIPPAMLGDEYVKTAGHYHPAVEGHHLSYAELYQVLEGNATYLLQKAENGTVVDVVVCEATAGDLVLVPPDYGHITINASQERLKMANWVCRDFSSLYEPIKKLSGGAYYLLKDGFVKNPDYLSVPEIRYVKPQDYPEAHLFCGTDMYIMAKEIEKLDFLVHPQNHPEIFGQV, from the coding sequence ATGGGAAATGAACTGGAGTTTTACGGGAAAAAACATAGTCCTGATATCAGGATGCTGCATGATATGGATGAAGTAGTGCATGATCAGAAGTGGCTTCGTTCACAGGACAACATTGAACTTTATTATATGTATCGCGATCTTTCAGCAGATGAAGCGGACCACAAAAAAATAGTTGAAAACAGTCTACGTTATGATATTACCATAATTCCTCCTGCAATGCTTGGAGATGAGTATGTAAAGACAGCAGGCCACTATCATCCGGCTGTGGAAGGCCATCACCTATCTTATGCTGAGCTCTATCAGGTCCTTGAAGGAAATGCCACATATCTCCTCCAGAAAGCCGAAAATGGGACAGTTGTGGATGTAGTTGTCTGTGAAGCAACAGCAGGTGATCTTGTTCTTGTACCGCCTGATTACGGGCACATAACTATCAATGCTTCACAGGAAAGACTGAAAATGGCTAACTGGGTTTGCCGTGATTTCTCCTCCCTTTATGAGCCAATCAAGAAGCTTTCCGGTGGAGCTTATTATCTGTTGAAAGATGGTTTTGTCAAGAATCCTGATTATCTGTCTGTTCCGGAGATCAGGTATGTAAAACCACAGGACTATCCTGAAGCCCATCTTTTCTGTGGAACTGACATGTATATCATGGCAAAGGAAATAGAAAAACTTGATTTCCTTGTGCATCCGCAGAATCATCCGGAGATATTCGGACAGGTTTAA